From one Staphylococcus kloosii genomic stretch:
- a CDS encoding fumarylacetoacetate hydrolase family protein yields MKFLSFRHEGQTSYGVKVKREEAAWDLKRVFADFAEGEFHPKTLLNGLQQNQLVDFQEQVRKAVVAAEDSGNGDNYKVPFSDIEFLPPVTPTNNVIAFGRNYQDHANELNNEVQRLYVFTKAASSLTGDNSIIPNHKDITDQLDYEGELGIVIGKDGEKIPKGLALDYVYGYTIINDVTDRNAQKTHAQAFLSKSLTGGCPIGPYIVTKDELPTPEDVNIVTKVNNEIRQDGNTSQMILKIDELIEEISKYVALHPGDIIATGTPAGVGAGMNPPQFLQPGDEVKVTIDNIGTLTNYIAEEE; encoded by the coding sequence ATGAAATTTTTATCATTCAGACATGAAGGACAAACATCCTATGGTGTTAAAGTTAAACGTGAAGAAGCTGCATGGGATTTAAAACGTGTATTTGCAGACTTTGCTGAAGGTGAATTTCATCCGAAGACGTTGCTAAATGGTTTACAACAGAATCAATTAGTTGATTTCCAAGAACAAGTTAGAAAAGCAGTTGTAGCTGCTGAAGACAGTGGTAATGGCGATAATTATAAAGTGCCATTTTCAGATATAGAATTTTTACCACCAGTAACACCAACTAATAATGTAATCGCTTTTGGACGTAATTATCAAGATCATGCTAATGAATTAAATAATGAAGTTCAACGTTTATATGTCTTTACTAAAGCGGCATCTTCATTAACTGGTGATAACAGCATAATACCAAATCATAAAGATATTACTGATCAATTAGATTATGAAGGTGAGTTAGGTATTGTTATCGGTAAAGATGGTGAAAAAATTCCTAAAGGCTTAGCTTTAGACTATGTTTATGGTTACACTATAATCAATGATGTGACTGACCGTAATGCACAAAAAACGCATGCTCAAGCTTTCTTATCTAAAAGTTTAACAGGCGGTTGCCCAATTGGACCATATATCGTAACTAAAGATGAATTACCAACACCTGAAGACGTTAATATCGTCACTAAAGTAAATAACGAAATACGTCAAGATGGCAATACTAGCCAAATGATTTTAAAAATAGATGAACTTATAGAAGAAATTTCTAAATATGTAGCCTTACATCCAGGAGATATTATTGCTACAGGTACGCCAGCTGGTGTAGGTGCAGGTATGAATCCACCTCAGTTTTTACAACCAGGTGACGAAGTAAAAGTAACAATTGATAACATTGGTACATTAACAAATTATATTGCTGAAGAAGAATAA
- a CDS encoding YisL family protein, with amino-acid sequence MIHMHILSWVLAIILFFAAYFNLSQTQGPTPFYKPVHMLLRLFMVLVLFSGLWLLIQEFSAGSNGGGHMLLTFKMVGGFAAIALMEVTLIKRKKSQPTTSLLWWTIIVIVITMVLGVILPWGPITKLFGL; translated from the coding sequence ATGATACACATGCACATACTAAGTTGGGTATTAGCGATTATTTTATTTTTCGCTGCTTACTTTAACTTATCGCAGACGCAAGGACCAACACCTTTCTATAAACCAGTTCATATGTTGTTAAGACTATTTATGGTTTTGGTGTTATTCTCAGGATTATGGTTACTTATCCAAGAGTTTTCAGCTGGAAGCAATGGTGGGGGCCATATGTTATTAACATTTAAAATGGTAGGCGGTTTTGCAGCAATTGCTTTAATGGAAGTTACATTAATCAAAAGAAAAAAATCGCAACCAACTACAAGTTTGTTATGGTGGACAATAATTGTTATCGTCATCACTATGGTATTGGGCGTTATTTTACCATGGGGACCAATAACAAAACTTTTCGGGCTATAA
- a CDS encoding CoA-disulfide reductase has product MTEIVVVGAVAGGATVASQIRRLDKESNITVFEKDRDMSFANCGLPYYLGNVVDSRDKLLATTPETFYEKKNITVKTHHEVTAIDDVNQTVTVYNHLTSESTTVPYDKLILSPGCSANKLPLDSEIVFTLRNMEDTDAIDDFIITNNVQSALVVGAGYISLEVLDNLHYRGIDTTLIHRSTQINKLMDQDMNQPIFDELNSKNITYHLNEEISNVEGNKVTFKSGKEASYDIIITGVGITPNSDFVKSSNVQLDNKGYIPVNDKFETNVDNIYALGDIITSHYRHVNLRAHVPLAWGAHRGAGIIAEQIAGNSDIRFKGYLGANIVKFFDYTLASSGINPQELSNFDYEMLEINAGKHANYYPGNSKIHLRVYFDKQTRKIIRAAATGVADVDKRIDILTMAMMNGLTVDELTEVETAYAPPYSHPKDLINLIGYSAREK; this is encoded by the coding sequence ATGACCGAAATAGTTGTCGTAGGCGCTGTAGCAGGAGGTGCAACTGTCGCAAGTCAAATACGTAGATTAGACAAGGAAAGTAACATTACTGTTTTCGAAAAAGATAGAGACATGAGTTTTGCCAATTGTGGTTTACCTTACTATCTTGGCAATGTCGTCGATTCAAGAGATAAACTACTAGCTACAACACCTGAAACTTTCTATGAAAAGAAAAATATTACCGTTAAAACCCACCATGAAGTTACAGCCATTGATGATGTAAATCAAACTGTAACAGTATATAATCACTTAACTTCAGAGAGCACTACAGTGCCTTACGATAAATTGATTTTAAGCCCGGGTTGTAGCGCAAATAAACTACCTTTAGATAGTGAGATAGTATTTACTCTACGTAATATGGAAGATACTGACGCAATTGACGACTTTATTATCACTAACAATGTTCAAAGTGCCTTAGTCGTTGGTGCTGGCTATATAAGCTTAGAAGTTTTAGATAATTTACATTATCGTGGAATTGATACGACGCTTATTCATCGTTCAACTCAAATCAATAAATTAATGGATCAAGATATGAATCAACCTATCTTTGATGAATTAAATAGTAAAAACATCACTTACCATTTAAATGAAGAAATAAGTAATGTTGAAGGTAATAAAGTTACCTTTAAATCTGGTAAAGAAGCATCATACGACATCATTATTACTGGTGTAGGTATTACACCAAATTCTGACTTTGTTAAATCATCAAATGTACAACTTGATAATAAAGGTTACATCCCTGTTAATGATAAATTCGAAACTAATGTAGATAACATTTATGCATTAGGCGATATTATTACATCACACTATAGACATGTGAATTTACGCGCACATGTACCACTTGCTTGGGGTGCACATCGTGGAGCAGGTATCATCGCTGAGCAAATTGCTGGTAACAGTGATATTCGTTTCAAAGGATATCTTGGTGCCAATATTGTTAAATTCTTTGATTATACATTGGCTAGTTCAGGTATAAATCCACAAGAATTATCTAATTTTGATTATGAGATGCTTGAAATTAATGCCGGTAAACATGCGAACTATTACCCAGGAAATAGTAAAATACACTTACGAGTTTATTTTGATAAACAGACAAGAAAAATTATTCGCGCAGCAGCAACGGGTGTAGCAGACGTAGATAAACGTATAGACATTTTAACAATGGCAATGATGAATGGCTTAACCGTCGATGAACTGACAGAAGTTGAAACAGCTTATGCCCCACCTTATAGTCATCCTAAAGATTTAATTAATCTAATTGGTTACTCCGCGCGTGAAAAATAA